TTCAGTATACATCCTGGCAATCAGCTATATGTTTCTAAAATATTAACTTTTTGACGATTTTAACTCGCGCAGTGATTTCGCTTTGGCGGCAATATGTTCCGCAGAGAGCTCGAACTCTTTTACCAGTTCCCACGGCGAGCCAGACTCGCCGAAGCGGTCCTGTACTCCAATCATTCCCATAATAACCGGCGTGCCGTAAACTTCTGCGGAGCGCCCGATGGCAGCGGCAACCAAATTCCCCAGGCCACCGATTTGGTGCTCTTCGGCAGTGATGACCACGCTACAATCTTTGGCCGCTCTGGCAATGGCTGTCTCATCAAGCGGCTTCACGGTGTGTACGTTGAGCACTCTCGTTTCCAGATTATACTCTGTTTTCAGAATCCAGGCCGCCCTCATTGCCTCCGCTACTGAGGGCCCACAGGCTATAATGGCAATGTCCTCGTTTTCATTCTCATACTCGGAAGCCAGATAATGTTCAAACGCATCTATAAACTTTTCTTGTACCTGCCGGAAACGGATAACGTTGGCCTCTCCCCACTTATAAGGAGTGCTATCGTAGGTTACTATAGGGGTTGCCTCACGCGCAAATCTGATGTATTTCGGACCGACAACGTTAAACAGCATGTATTCGGTTGCCCTCTTGGTCTCCACGGCATCGCACGGAACCCCAACATGCATATTGGGCAAACCGCACATCTGAAACAGTTCTTCCAGCGCCTGGTGGGTGGCACCATCAGCCCCAACCGAGACACCTCCATGAGCTCCGGCAATCATTACATTGAAATTGCCATAACAGACGGTGGTTCTCAACTGGTCAAGATTCCTCCCCGAGGCAAAGACGCCATACGTCCCAAAGATGGGCAATTTGCCCTCCTTAGCCAGTCCGGCAGCCACACATGTCCCCGACTGCTCTGCGATGCCCATGGAAAGCCAGCGCTCGGTACGGTGAGGGTGGTCCTTGTAGAACTGGCTGATGGTTATAGAGTCGGAGATATCAGCTCCCAGGCAGACCACCCTGGGGTCGTCGCCGTGTTCGGCGAGAGCGTTGCCGAATCCCATTCGAGTGGGCACCATTTCAGCTTTCATAGTCTCTCTGGAGTTCCAGAAGTAATTCTGCGAAAATTTGGGCTGTTTCGCTTCGAGTTCCCGGGTAATCTTGTCCTGGTAAGCTGCCGCTTTTTTAAGCAGCTTTTCCACGGGGAGCTTTGTATCGAGTCCCAGCTGTTTTAAGGCGTCCCTCGTCTGCTCAATGGTCGGCGCCTTTCCGTGCCAGCCACATACGTCTTCCATAAAGTCAACGCCCTTGCCTTTGGTAGTGTGGGCAATAATGAGGGATGGTTTGCCTTTTGTCTCTTTCGCTTCCTTGAAAGCACCGAGTATCTCTTCCATATTATGACCATCGATTTCAATAACATGCCATCCGAAAGCGCGGTATTTTTCGGCAAGCGGGTCAATGCACATGACATCATCAACACGGCCGTCTATCTGCAGGCGGTTCTTATCAACGATTCCGCAGAGGTTGTCCAGACCATAGTGGCAGGCTTCCATTGCTGCCTCCCAAATCTGACCTTCCTGCTGTTCCCCATCACCCATAAGGCAATATACGCGGTAATCTTTATTATCCAGCCTGGCGGCCAGGGCGTCCCCCACGGAAAGAGATAACCCCTGTCCCAGCGAACCACTGGATGCCTCCACGCCTTCCAGCTTGAGCCAGTGTGGGTGACCCTGGAACGGTGAATGGAGTTTACGAAGAGTAACCACCTCTTCAACATTAAAGAACCCTGCCATACCCAGACTGACGTATAGTATCGGTGCCTTGTGCCCTGCTGACCAGAATATTCTATCGCGGTCCGGCCAGAAGGGGTTTTGGGGGTCCAGCTTTGCCTCATGCAAATAAAGTGCCGCAGAGACATCCATGAGCGATAACGTTCCTCCAGAATGACCTGAACCCGCGGCGCCTAAAGCAATCAGGCTGTAACCTCTCATAGTATTGGCAGCTTCTTCCAGTTCCTTAACGGAGTAAACCTTATCAATTTTTCCTGTCTTTGAATTAATGAGCGGCATAATTTCCTCTCCTTTGCCCCTTAATAATTATAGCACTTGAGTAAAGCGGGATAATTTATCATGAGGACTTCTACATAAAATTAAACGCAGGCTCAACTATTACCAGAAATCCCGGAAATACGATTCGTCAAAATGTGCAATGAGGTAACAAAACAAGCAATTGTTGGATGCTGAACATTCTGTACTTTCATTCAAAGGTGTAATAAGACATGCGATCGTTTCTTATAGTCGATAAAGAAACAGTATTCTACAGATCAGGAAGTTGGTCCAGCTCGTTTTAGCTTCACTTGAATACGAGCTAGGAGTTCCTCCACTGAGAATGGTTTTGTAATATAATCATCTGCCCCGAGCGTCAAAGTATCTACTTTAGTAGTCGCTTCATGTATTCCGCTAAGCATTATTACAGGAATGTTTACATACTGTCGCATATAGTCAAGAACCTCAAATCCATCTAATCCTGGCATTATTATGTCCAGAAGCACTAAACCGATATCAAATTGAGACATTTTTCCCAGGGCTTCCTCACCACTAGATGCTGTAATCACCGTATAACCCGCTGTCTCTAGAACCCGCTGGAGGAAGTCCCGCACCGTCTGTTCGTCATCAACGACAAGAATTCTTCGTTGTTGCTCTGTCAACCCTTTGTCTCCTTCAAAGCTTCTCTCACCATAGAGTACGAGCCGACAAACTTATAGCCTGTCGTACCATCATTGAGTATCATCTTTGGGTTCTTGGGGTCCTCTTCCAGCTTCTCCCTGAGTTTATTGATAAATACGTCGACAATTGTAGTATCATTACTATGCTCTGGGAATACCTGCTTCCTGAGTGCCTGTTTAGAGAGCCCCACCCCCTCATTGGTAACAAGGAGATAAAGCAGTTCATACGCGCTAGGGCCCAACCGTAAGAGACTACCACCAACACTCACATTCTGGTTCGCAAAGTCAATACTAAGCCTCCTGGTGGAAGGTTTCGCAGCAACCTTAACCGTTGCTTCAGTGATGTCCTTACGGCGAATTAAGGATTTCATCCGAGCTACAAGCTCACCAGTTGAGAAAGGCTTAATAATATAGTCGTCAGCCCCCTCTTGTAACCCCCTTAGTTTATTATCCTCGTCCCCCCTTGCGGTGAGGATGACCACCAGCACATCGGAGAAGAAACGAATCTGCCGCAATACTTCAAAACCATCCATATCATCCAGCATGAGATCAAGGATGACAATCTCCGGAAGCTCTTTCCTGACCAACTCTATCCCTTCCTCACCATAAACAGTGGAAATTAAGTTGACCTCAACCCACGTAGTTTTAAGGGTTCGAGCCACTACCTCTATAATAGTAGGGTCGTCCTCAATAATTAAAATTTTCATATTTTCAGCTCTAGCTTACCTTGGTATTACCATTCCTTTCGCTGAGGAATTTACTTTGACACTCTGGACACACACCGTGAGTAAATTCAGCTTTAGTCCGCTCACCGATATACTGTTCTACAGATTTCCAATATCCCTCGTCATCTCTGAGCTTCTTACACCACGCACAAATGGGAAGCAGGCCACTTAGCGTTCGTACTTCCTTTAGCGTCTCTTGAAGCTCTTGGATAAGTTTTATCCGTTTCTCCTCTGCCTGTTTGCGCTCGGTGACATCCCTGAAAACAGAGATTGCTCTGGTTAACTCTCCTTGTTCCTTAATAAAGGTAAAGTTTACAGCGACATCAACTACCCCGCCATCTTTCTTTCTCACTTGAAACTCTAGTTCCAAATCATGCTTATTGTTCTCTATGGCACTGCCCAGTTTTCTACCCATTTCAAGATAATCTTTATTACTCTTGAACAGGAATTCTGTGTTCTGCCCGATGCACTCATCCGGCCTGTAGCCGAAAACAGTCTCCACTGCTCTGTTTACGTACTCAATAGTCCTCTCGGGAAACTTAACATTAAATATTACCTCTTTCAAGGAACTGTTTAATTTTTCCAGGTAATCACGAGTTCTCTTTATTTCTTCTTCCATCCGCTTGCGCTCGGTGATGTCCTGCCGAAGTTCTTCATTGACCGTTTTTAGTTCCGCTGTCCGCTCATTTACCAGCTCCTCAAGATGGTCGCGGTGTTTCCTAACTTCCTCCTGCGCTTGCTCACGCTGGCTAATATTTGTTGTAACACTGGCTAACATCTCATTAAAGGTACCACCTAAATATCCCAACTCGTCCTTCGATGTAACGGTGACTTTTGCCTGCTTGAAGTCGCCAACCGCTGCCAATTTCGCTCCTCGAACCAACTCGTTTATACCCTTTATGATCGTATTCGAGAGAAAGAGGGCGATGAAGATCGAGATGACGATCGCTATCCCGATAATCCACAAAATCCGGCTGAGGCCTTGCTGGTAGCGCTCATCAGTGGTATTCATGACCTCACCTAACTGTCTCTCCTGCAGTTGGAGAAACTCGGTCATATATACATCCACTTCGTCGATGATGGGCCTCAACTCCAGCCGGATGAGCTGACGGCCTTCCTCCTGCTCCCCCGCTCTGGATAAGGCTACCACTCGGTCCCGGATTGGCTCGGCCTGCTGAAAGTTGGCTCCGACCTCTCGGACCAGCTCCTTTCCCCTCCCTGATAGCTGCTCAGCCTCAGATAGTGTCTGAAGGCGCTCGAGTACAATGGCCTTCTGCTCTAGCATGATCTGTTCGTACTCATCCATATTTTCTGGGCTCTCGGCCAGAACGTGATTCAACATGGCACGGTTCCAAGCGATGAGCGCGATATTTGCGTTGGCAATCGTCTTCGCCGGTACGAACTGGTCGGTACTGATCGAATTGAGCTCCTTGTTGATGTCGCCCATCCCCACGATATCACGCCATCCTACGACCGCCATAGCGACCAAGATAAGAACGAAGCCAATCATCAGCTTGGTTCGAATCGATAACCTCATGGTGCTACCTCCTTTGCCTGCTTGAGCGCGGTTTCAGATTTCTCAAGGTCAACTATCCGTCGTTGTAAGATCGCCAGTTCATTTATAAGTTGCTTTTTTGTCTTCTGCTTGGCTTTTATCTTTGTCCCTCTGATATATGCAGTTGTGCCAGCCAATTCTCCGTTCTTTTAGTAATATCTTTTGCCCTCTACTTCTCCAAATCCTTTCCCCGCGATGCCGCCGAATGAAAATCATTCTTAAGCAGTCGCCATACAACGAAGTCTCTGACATAGTGACACCTGTCACA
Above is a window of Chloroflexota bacterium DNA encoding:
- a CDS encoding response regulator, coding for MTEQQRRILVVDDEQTVRDFLQRVLETAGYTVITASSGEEALGKMSQFDIGLVLLDIIMPGLDGFEVLDYMRQYVNIPVIMLSGIHEATTKVDTLTLGADDYITKPFSVEELLARIQVKLKRAGPTS
- a CDS encoding response regulator transcription factor, with protein sequence MKILIIEDDPTIIEVVARTLKTTWVEVNLISTVYGEEGIELVRKELPEIVILDLMLDDMDGFEVLRQIRFFSDVLVVILTARGDEDNKLRGLQEGADDYIIKPFSTGELVARMKSLIRRKDITEATVKVAAKPSTRRLSIDFANQNVSVGGSLLRLGPSAYELLYLLVTNEGVGLSKQALRKQVFPEHSNDTTIVDVFINKLREKLEEDPKNPKMILNDGTTGYKFVGSYSMVREALKETKG
- a CDS encoding transketolase; the protein is MPLINSKTGKIDKVYSVKELEEAANTMRGYSLIALGAAGSGHSGGTLSLMDVSAALYLHEAKLDPQNPFWPDRDRIFWSAGHKAPILYVSLGMAGFFNVEEVVTLRKLHSPFQGHPHWLKLEGVEASSGSLGQGLSLSVGDALAARLDNKDYRVYCLMGDGEQQEGQIWEAAMEACHYGLDNLCGIVDKNRLQIDGRVDDVMCIDPLAEKYRAFGWHVIEIDGHNMEEILGAFKEAKETKGKPSLIIAHTTKGKGVDFMEDVCGWHGKAPTIEQTRDALKQLGLDTKLPVEKLLKKAAAYQDKITRELEAKQPKFSQNYFWNSRETMKAEMVPTRMGFGNALAEHGDDPRVVCLGADISDSITISQFYKDHPHRTERWLSMGIAEQSGTCVAAGLAKEGKLPIFGTYGVFASGRNLDQLRTTVCYGNFNVMIAGAHGGVSVGADGATHQALEELFQMCGLPNMHVGVPCDAVETKRATEYMLFNVVGPKYIRFAREATPIVTYDSTPYKWGEANVIRFRQVQEKFIDAFEHYLASEYENENEDIAIIACGPSVAEAMRAAWILKTEYNLETRVLNVHTVKPLDETAIARAAKDCSVVITAEEHQIGGLGNLVAAAIGRSAEVYGTPVIMGMIGVQDRFGESGSPWELVKEFELSAEHIAAKAKSLRELKSSKS
- a CDS encoding MCP four helix bundle domain-containing protein, which encodes MRLSIRTKLMIGFVLILVAMAVVGWRDIVGMGDINKELNSISTDQFVPAKTIANANIALIAWNRAMLNHVLAESPENMDEYEQIMLEQKAIVLERLQTLSEAEQLSGRGKELVREVGANFQQAEPIRDRVVALSRAGEQEEGRQLIRLELRPIIDEVDVYMTEFLQLQERQLGEVMNTTDERYQQGLSRILWIIGIAIVISIFIALFLSNTIIKGINELVRGAKLAAVGDFKQAKVTVTSKDELGYLGGTFNEMLASVTTNISQREQAQEEVRKHRDHLEELVNERTAELKTVNEELRQDITERKRMEEEIKRTRDYLEKLNSSLKEVIFNVKFPERTIEYVNRAVETVFGYRPDECIGQNTEFLFKSNKDYLEMGRKLGSAIENNKHDLELEFQVRKKDGGVVDVAVNFTFIKEQGELTRAISVFRDVTERKQAEEKRIKLIQELQETLKEVRTLSGLLPICAWCKKLRDDEGYWKSVEQYIGERTKAEFTHGVCPECQSKFLSERNGNTKVS